One Elaeis guineensis isolate ETL-2024a chromosome 10, EG11, whole genome shotgun sequence genomic window carries:
- the LOC105032042 gene encoding jasmonate-induced oxygenase 1-like has translation MDCLQDWPEPVVPVQSLSESGAPAIPDRYIKPPSDRPSLDSATDENILGIPVIDLGGLSEGALECRATMKAISDACREWGFFQVVNHGISHEVMEKIQEVWRGFFHLPMEAKKAYANSPTTYEGYGSRVGVQKDAILDWGDYYFLQYLPSSVKNHNKWPGLPTPIRGSIEEYGSEMVKLCEILMRVLSVSLGLDVEYLHKAFGGDDAGACLRVNYYPKCPQPDLTLGISAHSDPGGLTVLLADDQVKGLQVRKGDAWITVHPVPHAFIIMIGDQIQVLSNAMYKSVEHRVVVNAAEERLSLAFFCNPKSDLPLGPAPELVTPNRPPLYQPMTYNEYRLYIRKNGPGGKTQVESLKAT, from the exons ATGGATTGCCTGCAAGACTGGCCCGAACCGGTTGTTCCGGTCCAGTCCCTGTCGGAGAGCGGCGCCCCTGCCATCCCCGACCGGTACATCAAGCCGCCATCCGATCGCCCATCGTTGGACTCCGCCACTGACGAAAACATCCTCGGCATCCCGGTCATCGACCTCGGAGGGCTGTCGGAGGGGGCGCTCGAGTGCCGCGCCACCATGAAGGCCATATCCGATGCTTGCCGGGAGTGGGGGTTCTTCCAGGTGGTGAACCATGGGATCAGCCATGAGGTCATGGAAAAGATCCAGGAAGTGTGGAGAGGGTTCTTCCACCTCCCCATGGAGGCCAAGAAGGCCTACGCCAACTCCCCGACGACCTACGAGGGCTACGGCAGCCGCGTCGGTGTGCAGAAGGATGCCATTCTGGACTGGGGTGACTACTACTTCCTCCAGTATCTTCCTTCTTCCGTGAAGAACCATAACAAATGGCCTGGCCTGCCAACTCCCATCAG GGGTAGTATAGAAGAGTATGGCAGTGAGATGGTGAAGTTGTGTGAGATATTGATGAGAGTTTTGTCCGTAAGTCTGGGCTTGGACGTGGAGTATCTCCACAAGGCATTTGGAGGAGATGATGCGGGGGCGTGCCTTAGGGTGAATTATTACCCAAAGTGCCCGCAGCCGGACCTCACCCTCGGCATCTCGGCGCACTCTGATCCTGGAGGTCTCACGGTGCTGCTCGCCGACGATCAGGTCAAGGGTCTCCAGGTCCGAAAGGGTGACGCATGGATAACCGTCCATCCCGTCCCCCATGCATTCATCATCATGATTGGTGATCAAATTcag GTTCTAAGCAATGCAATGTACAAGAGCGTGGAGCACCGGGTTGTGGTGAATGCGGCGGAGGAGCGGTTGTCCCTTGCCTTCTTCTGCAACCCCAAGAGTGACCTGCCACTGGGTCCGGCTCCTGAGCTCGTGACCCCTAACCGGCCTCCACTCTATCAGCCCATGACCTACAACGAGTATCGTCTGTACATAAGGAAGAATGGCCCTGGGGGAAAAACGCAGGTCGAGTCACTGAAGGCCACGTAA